DNA from Longimicrobium sp.:
TGGAGGAGGTGCGCGCACGACATCCCGAAACCCTCTTCGTGCTCGTCACCGCGCATGGCGACGAGCGGACGGCCGTGCGCGCGCTGGGCCAAGGCGCGTACGGCTACGTTCCCAAGCCATTCGACAACGACGAGATCCGCGCCGTGGTCCGCCGCGCGCGCGAGGTGCTTTCGCTGCGCGCCGAGAACGGGCGGCTGCGGCGCGAGCTGGCGGGCGACTTCCGCGGGCTGATCGGCGACTCGCCGGCGCTGCGCGAGGTGGTGCGCGTCATCCGGCGCGCCGCGCCCACCGAGGCCACGGTGCTCGTCACGGGCGAGAGCGGCACCGGCAAGGAGCTGGTCGCCCGCGCCGTGCACGACGAGAGCCGCCGTCGTACGGGGCCCTTCATCGCCCTCAACTGCTCCGCGCTCCCCGGCGAGCTGGTAGAGCGCGAATTGTTCGGCCACGTGCGCGGCGCGTTCACCGGCGCGGACCGCGACGCGGAGGGGCTCTTCGAGGCGGCGGACGGCGGCACGCTGTTCCTGGACGAGGTGGGCGACCTGGCCCCGCCCGCGCAGGCCAAGCTGCTGCGGGCGCTCGAAGAGCGGCAGGTGACCCGGCTGGGATCGACCAAGCCGGTGCCCGTGGACGTGCGCATGGTCGCCGCCACCAACCGCCCCTTGGAGGCCATGGCCGCGTCCGGCGCCTTCCGCGACGACCTCCTGTACCGGTTGCGCGTGATCGCCCTGCACATCCCGCCGCTGCGCGACCGCCGCGAAGACGTGATGCCGCTGGCGCTGCACTTCCTGGCGCACTTCGCCGGGCGCTACGGACGGCCCGTGCGCGGCTTTTCGGACGCCGCGCGCCGTCTTCTGCTGTCGTACGACTGGCCGGGGAACGTGCGCGAGCTGCGCAATGCTGTGGAGCGCGCGGTGGTCATGGCCGAGGAGGACGAGATCGGGGCTGGAGACGTGCCGCCGCAGCTGGCGGAGAGCCGCGCACCCGTGGGGCCGGTGGATGCCGCGCTTGCGGACCTCCCCTTCGCCGAAGCGCGCGACCGGGCGATGGAGGCGTGGGAGCGGCGCTTTCTGGCCGCGGCGCTGGAGAGGCACGGGGACAACGTATCCGCCACCGCCCGCGCGCTGGACCTGCACCGCCAGAGCCTGCAGAAGCGGCTGCGCGCATTGGGGCTGACGCGCGAAGGGCCTGCGGACGGACCCGCGCCATCGGCGTAGCGCCGTCGATCCGGGCTCAGGCCCGTAAACAGCGAGCCGCGGAGGCGCATCCGGCACCTCCGCGGCTCATCACTCCTGCGCGGCTGCGATCAGGGTGCCGCCGCTCGTGGGGCCGCGTCGTCGAAGGTGCCCCAACGGCGGTACCAGTCCATCATGTACAGCTGCGTCCGCATCCAGTTGGAAGGCCGCGAGCCGGTGCCGTGGTACTCGCCCGCGAAGCGGAGCAGCGTCGTGGGAACGCCCCGTGTCTTCAGCGCGGCGAAGTACTCCTCCGACTGCGGCATGGGGGTGCGCAGGTCCAGTTCGCCGGTCATGATCAGCGTGGGGGTATTCACGTTGCCCACGTACATCAGGGGCGACTGCTTGAGCCAGGCCTGCGGGTCTTCCCAGAACGGCTTGTCGAAGAAGTTCGCCGTGAACAGCGGAACGTCGGTCTGGCCCGCGAAGCTCAGCCAGTTGATCACCGGGCAGCGCACCGCCGCCGCGCGGAAGCGGTCGGTGTGGCCAATCACCCAGCTGGTGAGCACGCCGCCCCCGCTGCATCCCCCCACGAATAGGTTGGCGGGGTCCACGTATCCCTTGGCGATCACCGCGTCCACGCCCGCCATCAGGTCGTCGTAGTCCACACTGGGGTACGCGCGCTGGATGGCGTTGCCGAATTCCGTGCCGTACCCGGTGCTTCCGCGCGGGTTGGTGTACAGCACCACGAAGCCGTTCGCGGCGAAGTTCTGGAACATCGTGTTGAAGCCCACGTTGTACATGGAGTGCGGTCCGCCATGAATCTCCATGAGCAGCGGGTACTTGCGTGACGGGTCGAACCTGGGGGGCTTTACGATCCACCCCTGCACCCGCGCCCCGCCCGACGAGGTGTACCAGATCTCCTCGACCTCGCCGAGGGCAACGTTCTGCAGCACGTCATCGTTCACCCGCGTCAGGCGCGTGACCTCGGCCGGGTTGCGCGCCTCGAAGCGCACCACGTCGCCCGGCTCACGGGCCGTGCTGCGTACGCCCACACCCACGCCGGCGCGAGACAGGGAATTGAGCGTGAGCACCTGCGCGCCGCGGGTCACCGGCCGCACGCCGCCGCCCTGGAGCGGGGCGAAGTAGACGTTGCTGGATCCTTCGCTCTGGGCGGTGAAGTACACGCCGCCGCCGTTCGCGGCCCAGACCAGGTTGTCGGGATCGCGGTCGAAGTTGCCGGAGATGCGCCGGATGCCCCCGCCGTCCGCGCGCGTCAGCCACAGGTCGCCCGCGTGGTAGCTCATCCGCGAGTACGGCGTGCCTACGAAGGCGATCTGGCTGCCGTCGGGCGAAACCGCCGGCTTTCCCCAGCTTCCGCGGTCGGGCGTCAGCTGGCGCACCGCGCCGTTCGCCACGTTTACGGCGTACAGGTACGAGTCGCGGTAGATGCTGTCGGGGTTTTCGATCTTCAATCCCTCGACGACGACGGTTCTCCCGTCCGGCATCCAGTCCCACGCCACGCCGCCGGGAAGCTGGTCGAAGCGGGAGCCCACGCTCCAGTCGCCCGTCGTCACCTGCCGCGCCGTTCCGCCATCGGCCGGAACCACGAACAGGTGGATGTTGCCGGCCTTGAGGAATCCCTGCCGGTCGGCCCGGTAGTGCAGCCGGTTGACCACGCGCGGCGCCTCCGTCCACTGCGCTCCCGCGGGCGCGGCGGGCAGATCGATCTTCCAGGGGGTTTCCTGCGGCACGAACTGCGTAAAGCCCAGCGACCGTCCGTCCGGAGACCAGCGCACGTTGGCGGGGTTCTCCGAAAGACGGGTGACCTGGGTGGCGCCCTCGGCATCCAGGTACTTGACCCACACCTGCGTTCCCTTCGGCTCACCCTCCGCCAGGTAGGCGATGCGGGTTCCGTCGGGC
Protein-coding regions in this window:
- a CDS encoding sigma-54 dependent transcriptional regulator, coding for MKILVVDDERAIRFSLVELLQDDGHEVREAEHAPAALAALEQAPADLVLSDLTMPVMDGMALLEEVRARHPETLFVLVTAHGDERTAVRALGQGAYGYVPKPFDNDEIRAVVRRAREVLSLRAENGRLRRELAGDFRGLIGDSPALREVVRVIRRAAPTEATVLVTGESGTGKELVARAVHDESRRRTGPFIALNCSALPGELVERELFGHVRGAFTGADRDAEGLFEAADGGTLFLDEVGDLAPPAQAKLLRALEERQVTRLGSTKPVPVDVRMVAATNRPLEAMAASGAFRDDLLYRLRVIALHIPPLRDRREDVMPLALHFLAHFAGRYGRPVRGFSDAARRLLLSYDWPGNVRELRNAVERAVVMAEEDEIGAGDVPPQLAESRAPVGPVDAALADLPFAEARDRAMEAWERRFLAAALERHGDNVSATARALDLHRQSLQKRLRALGLTREGPADGPAPSA
- a CDS encoding S9 family peptidase, with the protein product MNTLRPAAAAVALVLAAGIAPLPGAAQEVRSDSLFTTARILDFETVADPQISPDGRHVVYTRRWVDKLKDRWESSLWIVNADGTRNRFLVNGSNATWSPDGTRIAYLAEGEPKGTQVWVKYLDAEGATQVTRLSENPANVRWSPDGRSLGFTQFVPQETPWKIDLPAAPAGAQWTEAPRVVNRLHYRADRQGFLKAGNIHLFVVPADGGTARQVTTGDWSVGSRFDQLPGGVAWDWMPDGRTVVVEGLKIENPDSIYRDSYLYAVNVANGAVRQLTPDRGSWGKPAVSPDGSQIAFVGTPYSRMSYHAGDLWLTRADGGGIRRISGNFDRDPDNLVWAANGGGVYFTAQSEGSSNVYFAPLQGGGVRPVTRGAQVLTLNSLSRAGVGVGVRSTAREPGDVVRFEARNPAEVTRLTRVNDDVLQNVALGEVEEIWYTSSGGARVQGWIVKPPRFDPSRKYPLLMEIHGGPHSMYNVGFNTMFQNFAANGFVVLYTNPRGSTGYGTEFGNAIQRAYPSVDYDDLMAGVDAVIAKGYVDPANLFVGGCSGGGVLTSWVIGHTDRFRAAAVRCPVINWLSFAGQTDVPLFTANFFDKPFWEDPQAWLKQSPLMYVGNVNTPTLIMTGELDLRTPMPQSEEYFAALKTRGVPTTLLRFAGEYHGTGSRPSNWMRTQLYMMDWYRRWGTFDDAAPRAAAP